A portion of the Candidatus Bathyarchaeota archaeon genome contains these proteins:
- a CDS encoding MFS transporter, whose translation MTEKRLYLLLLSAFSFFMGNTIIGPTLPLYISHLGASRFEVGLLMGISSGAVVVGRIPFGILSEGLEKWLIIIFSLSVQFVSLLFYFYATSVGWLYFIRLLHAFAPMSFNPIAISLASDLSPPDKRGTVMGIYLTSVAVAMIVGPFINGLLIEAL comes from the coding sequence ATGACTGAGAAAAGGTTATATTTGCTTTTGCTCTCGGCCTTCAGCTTCTTCATGGGGAATACCATAATAGGCCCCACACTACCATTATACATCTCCCATCTCGGGGCATCAAGGTTTGAGGTCGGGCTTCTAATGGGGATCTCATCGGGAGCAGTTGTTGTAGGGAGGATCCCTTTCGGAATATTATCAGAGGGGTTGGAGAAGTGGCTCATAATAATCTTCTCACTATCCGTTCAGTTCGTCTCTCTCCTCTTCTACTTCTATGCCACAAGTGTTGGATGGCTCTATTTCATAAGGCTTCTTCACGCCTTTGCTCCTATGAGCTTCAACCCCATAGCGATATCCCTCGCGTCTGACCTTTCTCCACCAGATAAGAGGGGGACCGTTATGGGCATCTATCTTACCTCTGTGGCCGTTGCAATGATAGTTGGACCATTCATAAATGGCCTCCTTATCGAAGCCCTCTGA